One region of Paraburkholderia phymatum STM815 genomic DNA includes:
- a CDS encoding ATP-binding protein — protein MEPRRIKATKTNQRLFFNEEKQKRWTSTNGKERIMETSFTPSPDQASSDASPDVVIVDAIYSPRDEDLDVDNPLIRALPPYVSAESVLVAFRNGPDFSISHRRLSANSRVHRISSLRLYVEPLTCHPILIESIFRLITAGYAWRNPRDKTQILVRARYAESMNGSNGSNMVTIIPPRPAHEAGLALFGVSGVGKTTSLNRTLSFLPQVIRHAELSGSNLQVVWIKVDCPPDGSIKQLFHWMLLEYDRVLGTHYDKELGNTVRLDQLMNKVAAVAKYHHTGIIVIDEIQFAASGAARRGDPFMNFFVTFTNLVRVPLLIAGTPKALSLFEKSFRLARRSSDQGAIIFTNMAFDEEWEFFLKQLFKYQWIRKPRKFNKELSATLYELTQGIHALVVRLFQLAQIAAIRTGSERLSTTLLRTLARDRFGPVQPMMDALRSKKKRRIELYDDLLVEMLAGLDEEIRKQTESAKVMQAATQRQRNSVQLIAVSDLIAMGVPQSQALTAVIAALTEDDSLTGEDLVRAACEKAGITMESPHGADPEEQQSLPDIVRDAKSPEEALEMLRQAGWVVGDTKR, from the coding sequence ATGGAACCGCGCCGTATAAAAGCGACGAAAACAAATCAGCGGCTCTTTTTCAACGAGGAAAAGCAAAAACGCTGGACCTCGACAAACGGTAAGGAGCGGATAATGGAAACCTCTTTCACCCCATCTCCGGATCAAGCATCTTCGGATGCAAGTCCCGACGTTGTCATCGTCGACGCGATATATTCCCCGAGGGACGAGGATCTTGACGTAGACAATCCCCTCATCCGTGCGCTTCCTCCCTACGTAAGCGCCGAGTCCGTTCTGGTTGCCTTCCGCAACGGACCGGATTTCTCTATCTCGCACCGCCGGCTCTCCGCGAACTCGCGCGTGCACCGCATCAGCTCGCTCAGGCTTTACGTTGAGCCATTGACATGCCACCCGATCCTCATCGAGTCGATATTTAGACTGATAACCGCCGGGTACGCATGGAGAAACCCCCGAGACAAGACTCAGATACTCGTCCGTGCTCGTTATGCCGAAAGTATGAATGGATCGAATGGTTCCAACATGGTTACGATCATTCCGCCGCGCCCGGCTCACGAGGCCGGCCTGGCTCTGTTCGGTGTTTCAGGCGTAGGGAAGACTACATCATTGAATCGTACCCTGTCCTTCTTACCGCAAGTCATTCGACATGCGGAACTGAGTGGTAGCAATCTCCAGGTGGTCTGGATCAAAGTGGACTGTCCTCCAGACGGCAGCATCAAGCAACTCTTTCACTGGATGTTGCTCGAATATGACCGCGTACTTGGAACGCATTACGACAAAGAGCTCGGGAACACCGTACGACTTGACCAGCTTATGAACAAGGTCGCCGCGGTGGCGAAATACCATCATACTGGCATCATCGTCATCGACGAAATTCAGTTCGCAGCGAGCGGTGCCGCAAGACGTGGTGATCCCTTTATGAACTTCTTTGTGACCTTCACCAACCTCGTTCGGGTGCCGCTACTTATTGCCGGGACGCCCAAGGCCTTGAGTCTCTTCGAAAAATCCTTCCGCCTTGCCCGACGGAGCAGCGATCAGGGGGCCATTATCTTCACAAACATGGCATTCGATGAGGAATGGGAATTCTTCCTGAAGCAGCTGTTCAAGTATCAATGGATCCGCAAGCCGCGTAAATTCAACAAGGAGCTTAGCGCAACGCTGTACGAACTGACGCAGGGCATCCACGCACTGGTAGTTCGTCTGTTCCAACTTGCGCAGATTGCGGCGATACGAACCGGCAGCGAAAGGTTGAGCACAACACTGCTGCGCACACTAGCGAGGGACCGTTTTGGGCCGGTTCAACCCATGATGGACGCGCTGAGAAGCAAGAAGAAAAGGCGCATCGAGCTGTACGACGACCTGCTTGTTGAAATGCTCGCCGGTCTGGATGAAGAAATCCGAAAGCAAACCGAATCGGCCAAAGTCATGCAGGCGGCGACACAGCGGCAACGAAACTCGGTCCAGTTGATCGCTGTGTCCGACCTCATTGCCATGGGCGTACCGCAATCGCAGGCACTGACAGCAGTCATCGCAGCATTGACGGAGGATGACAGCCTTACGGGCGAAGATCTGGTCAGGGCGGCTTGCGAGAAGGCAGGCATCACGATGGAGTCCCCCCATGGGGCCGACCCGGAGGAACAACAATCGTTACCGGACATCGTCCGCGATGCGAAAAGTCCCGAAGAGGCGCTTGAAATGCTTCGCCAAGCGGGTTGGGTCGTCGGCGACACCAAGCGCTAA
- a CDS encoding TnsD family Tn7-like transposition protein, whose product MSVALLLPYEDELLYSDIARYMEATEVSSPSMVLENLFQRRVEPRMDLIDGLAEVSRQTHNAWGLSALQIAQRHTLLPYFLAYMTDERQTAAYKAIASGGKPAPTMLVRAHACALANPCSLMFCQQCATEDVLNGRRPYWRRSHQLPGVLFCRKHGRLLSSLPDTNDRSTSGDPQPVQLACKWAYNADVLGAMRESLHLLSTNGPARIFPRTPAHWFSLAEKRGFVTSGGYLDTEAIRDGIAEMYGREYLSAIGAMSSRAPIDWWTVRMMRREGQRFHPLQHILLGHFLERQQEVTSLRAVGRLSSSEQPATFPNLYARRGSLHLVAQIRINGRTERA is encoded by the coding sequence ATGTCCGTAGCCTTGCTCTTACCTTACGAAGACGAACTACTCTACAGCGACATCGCTCGATACATGGAGGCGACTGAAGTCTCGTCTCCATCGATGGTCCTCGAAAATCTGTTCCAGCGACGTGTCGAGCCCAGAATGGATCTGATAGATGGCTTGGCAGAGGTCTCCAGACAAACACATAACGCGTGGGGCCTATCCGCGCTGCAGATCGCACAGCGGCACACGCTTTTACCGTACTTCTTAGCCTATATGACGGACGAGCGACAGACTGCCGCGTACAAGGCCATCGCCAGCGGCGGGAAGCCCGCACCGACGATGCTCGTGCGCGCTCATGCATGTGCGCTCGCTAACCCGTGCAGCCTGATGTTCTGCCAACAATGCGCAACGGAGGACGTTCTCAACGGACGTCGCCCCTATTGGAGACGTTCCCATCAACTTCCTGGCGTACTCTTCTGCCGGAAACACGGAAGGCTGCTAAGCAGCCTTCCCGACACCAACGATAGATCTACGTCAGGCGATCCTCAACCCGTCCAACTTGCATGTAAGTGGGCTTACAACGCGGACGTTCTGGGTGCAATGCGAGAGTCGCTCCATCTTCTCTCCACAAACGGTCCCGCCAGAATCTTTCCCCGTACCCCTGCGCACTGGTTCTCTCTCGCCGAGAAACGAGGTTTCGTCACGTCCGGCGGCTACTTGGATACGGAGGCAATCCGAGATGGCATAGCGGAGATGTATGGCCGGGAGTATCTAAGCGCTATCGGTGCGATGTCTTCGCGAGCCCCAATCGACTGGTGGACCGTGAGAATGATGAGGCGGGAGGGTCAGCGGTTTCACCCTCTGCAACATATCTTGCTCGGCCACTTCCTCGAGCGGCAACAGGAGGTGACTTCCTTACGCGCGGTCGGCCGTCTTTCATCGAGCGAACAACCAGCGACTTTTCCGAATCTGTATGCCCGCCGGGGATCTCTACACCTCGTTGCACAAATAAGGATCAACGGACGCACTGAGCGTGCGTAG
- a CDS encoding TnsD family Tn7-like transposition protein yields MTVALPLPYEDEPLYSVIGRYVQATMVDVPSKLTRILFGRWITPKVDLNFGLDRLARQTHDTWNLSAIEIAQTHTFLPYFVAFAPEHRRAAAIDAIGSDRNASSSTASLGITKGERPAKFRFCPRCAAEDFARVGEPYWRRSHQLPGVFMCLKHKSLLRTLAADLTRESDTRWYTAKDVITPCVMIDRNDNFPWMSNSDVLTVMRRSVELLTTLPQPLNPSTHEYYLFHADAAGFVRPNGFLKTDTIRTGIIEMYGEEYLETAGLTLPSNNRIWPVKLIRGEKYSHPLQHVLLDHFLKVRRLSSDIVRLTKATPYLCPNPYGAHGPAHNIDAVLIQEQADGSRIGKACCRCGLKFWFERCRTGTVIPEISHIVVFGNDWHRAARKLKAEGMSVDDIAIEMGITRKQVVRILKRKTGNHKYTPSKKEILEWRKQFKELLRKVGSSGHRGAWMLNPQLSNRLALHDSDWFKGSATRSALKRDANLTKPRCDWSARDHRWSLELRSAAARLKTFERKPVRATLRTICTEARLPEVGSSRVIRKKLPQCAAILADLTESTEQFQIRRLNTAANELTSSGTTLNASNLRRLAKIQQRHLRPQAAAAIVRLCAEPYPQPTTDK; encoded by the coding sequence ATGACAGTCGCTCTGCCGCTACCATATGAAGATGAGCCTCTATACAGCGTTATAGGTCGCTACGTGCAAGCAACCATGGTCGACGTTCCATCGAAACTCACGCGCATTCTCTTTGGGAGGTGGATCACGCCCAAGGTCGACTTGAACTTCGGATTGGACAGGCTGGCACGTCAAACTCACGACACATGGAATCTATCAGCCATTGAGATTGCGCAAACCCACACGTTCCTTCCGTACTTTGTCGCATTTGCGCCGGAACACAGAAGGGCAGCAGCTATCGATGCGATCGGCAGCGACAGGAACGCGTCTTCGTCCACCGCGTCGCTAGGCATAACCAAAGGGGAACGTCCGGCAAAATTTAGGTTCTGCCCGCGATGCGCTGCAGAAGATTTTGCGCGTGTCGGTGAGCCGTATTGGAGGCGGTCTCATCAGTTACCTGGCGTGTTTATGTGCTTGAAACACAAATCACTATTACGAACACTAGCTGCCGATTTGACGCGTGAGAGCGATACCCGCTGGTATACGGCAAAGGACGTGATCACACCTTGCGTCATGATCGATCGGAACGACAATTTTCCTTGGATGAGCAATTCGGATGTTCTGACAGTGATGCGCCGGTCGGTTGAACTTCTAACCACATTGCCGCAACCCCTCAATCCCTCGACACACGAGTATTACTTGTTTCACGCTGATGCCGCGGGATTTGTAAGACCAAACGGTTTTCTAAAAACCGACACTATCCGTACCGGCATAATCGAGATGTACGGGGAGGAGTATTTGGAAACGGCTGGCTTGACTCTTCCTTCGAACAATCGTATCTGGCCAGTTAAGTTGATCCGGGGCGAGAAATACTCACATCCGCTTCAACACGTTCTCCTTGACCATTTCTTAAAAGTAAGACGCTTAAGCAGCGATATAGTCCGATTGACGAAGGCTACACCGTACCTCTGCCCAAATCCTTACGGTGCGCACGGGCCTGCTCACAACATTGACGCAGTACTTATACAAGAGCAGGCCGATGGCTCTCGCATAGGCAAAGCGTGCTGCCGATGTGGCCTTAAGTTTTGGTTCGAAAGATGTCGAACTGGTACGGTAATACCAGAAATCTCACACATCGTTGTATTCGGCAATGACTGGCATAGAGCCGCCCGGAAACTCAAGGCAGAGGGTATGTCAGTCGATGATATTGCGATCGAGATGGGTATTACGCGCAAGCAAGTTGTGAGAATTCTCAAACGAAAAACTGGGAACCATAAGTACACACCCAGCAAGAAGGAGATACTTGAATGGCGAAAGCAATTCAAGGAGCTTCTTCGAAAGGTAGGCTCGTCGGGTCATCGGGGAGCTTGGATGTTGAACCCCCAGCTTTCCAACCGGTTAGCATTACATGACAGTGACTGGTTCAAGGGATCAGCCACGCGATCCGCTCTCAAACGGGACGCCAACCTGACAAAACCGAGGTGCGACTGGAGCGCGCGCGACCATCGATGGAGCCTCGAATTGCGGAGCGCAGCAGCGAGGCTGAAAACGTTTGAGAGAAAGCCTGTCAGAGCGACGTTAAGAACCATCTGTACTGAAGCCCGCCTGCCTGAGGTCGGCAGCAGCCGAGTCATTCGTAAAAAACTTCCTCAGTGCGCAGCCATTTTAGCAGATTTGACTGAGTCGACGGAGCAGTTCCAGATCCGCCGACTGAACACTGCTGCTAACGAGTTGACCTCCAGCGGCACGACTCTGAACGCTTCCAATCTACGACGTCTCGCTAAGATCCAACAACGGCATCTCCGACCTCAGGCAGCGGCCGCAATCGTACGACTGTGCGCAGAGCCTTATCCGCAGCCAACCACCGATAAGTGA
- a CDS encoding DUF4396 domain-containing protein: MTYGTFPPWLNTLSVTWIILGAISAGAVVIDEVRHPQKMWIMNVVWPLTALFGTVVWGAAYYAWGRNIADAGRKADEQPFAVMAMKGTSHCGAGCTLGDIIVEWSALAFPALAVWFGWHTLFNEKTFAVWIPDFIVAFLLGIVFQYFTIKPMRGLSVGAGVVAAVKADIASITAWQVGMYGLMAIIQFLWFKPAYGGIAKVASPEFWFAMQLAMLAGFATSYPVNWWLIRSGVKEKM, translated from the coding sequence ATGACCTACGGAACCTTCCCACCCTGGCTGAATACGCTATCGGTCACATGGATCATTTTGGGCGCGATATCTGCGGGTGCGGTCGTCATTGACGAAGTTCGACACCCCCAGAAGATGTGGATTATGAACGTCGTCTGGCCCCTAACGGCGCTGTTCGGCACAGTCGTATGGGGTGCCGCCTACTACGCGTGGGGACGAAATATCGCTGATGCCGGGCGGAAGGCCGACGAGCAGCCGTTCGCCGTGATGGCGATGAAAGGGACGAGCCACTGCGGTGCCGGCTGTACGCTGGGAGACATCATTGTCGAGTGGTCGGCGTTGGCCTTTCCCGCGTTGGCAGTGTGGTTCGGGTGGCACACGCTGTTCAACGAAAAAACGTTTGCCGTCTGGATCCCCGATTTCATCGTCGCCTTTCTGCTCGGCATCGTCTTCCAGTATTTCACCATCAAACCGATGCGGGGGCTGTCGGTAGGCGCAGGTGTGGTGGCCGCCGTCAAAGCTGATATCGCGTCGATCACTGCGTGGCAGGTGGGCATGTATGGACTTATGGCCATCATCCAATTCTTGTGGTTCAAGCCGGCTTACGGGGGGATCGCGAAAGTTGCAAGCCCGGAATTCTGGTTCGCCATGCAACTCGCCATGCTCGCGGGATTCGCAACCAGCTATCCCGTCAACTGGTGGTTAATCCGTTCGGGTGTAAAGGAAAAGATGTAA
- a CDS encoding porin — protein MKYGRLAALAAGLFGTTAFAQSSVTLYGVLDTGIEYVSHANAVGDHVVRMPGITGELPSRWGARGAEDLGGGLKAVFIVESGFNLKGGDSGQGGRLFGRQALVGLEGRWGALTFGRQYSMSYWALADADILGPDIYGIGALDAFLPNARSDSTVAYKGKFYGFTVGATWSFGRDSTGTGNSPGQGTCAGQVPGDVNQCREWSAMLKYDGTYFGVATAYDEQRGGTNAAANFFDGITPFAISGTGDKDARLQANGYLNVAGVKVGGGWVGRHVESSGPGGDVRSSLFYLGAQYYVTPTLAIDGEAYRVIVEQQDARATMASLRATYFLSKRTAVYCNVAHVWNSARARYSVSAGGGGTTPAAGVGQLGAIAGVRHTF, from the coding sequence ATGAAATACGGTAGGTTGGCAGCACTGGCGGCAGGGCTGTTCGGCACGACGGCATTTGCGCAAAGCAGCGTCACACTGTACGGCGTGCTGGACACGGGCATCGAATATGTTTCCCACGCAAACGCGGTGGGGGATCACGTAGTCCGGATGCCCGGCATCACAGGCGAACTGCCTTCGCGCTGGGGAGCGCGCGGCGCGGAAGACCTGGGCGGTGGACTCAAGGCCGTATTCATCGTCGAAAGCGGCTTCAACCTCAAAGGCGGCGACTCGGGACAAGGCGGCCGGCTGTTCGGAAGACAGGCGCTCGTCGGACTGGAAGGACGTTGGGGCGCGCTGACGTTTGGCCGCCAGTACTCGATGTCGTATTGGGCGTTGGCGGACGCCGATATTCTTGGACCCGATATCTACGGTATCGGCGCGCTCGACGCGTTCTTGCCCAACGCGAGAAGCGACAGCACGGTCGCCTACAAAGGCAAGTTCTATGGCTTCACGGTCGGCGCAACGTGGTCGTTCGGACGCGATAGCACGGGTACGGGCAATTCGCCGGGACAAGGCACATGCGCCGGACAGGTACCGGGCGACGTGAATCAATGCCGCGAATGGAGCGCGATGCTCAAGTACGACGGCACGTACTTTGGCGTGGCGACGGCCTACGACGAACAACGCGGCGGCACCAACGCCGCGGCGAACTTCTTCGACGGCATCACGCCGTTCGCGATTTCCGGCACCGGCGACAAGGATGCGCGTCTTCAGGCAAACGGCTACTTGAACGTTGCGGGCGTAAAAGTCGGCGGCGGATGGGTCGGGCGTCATGTGGAATCGAGCGGACCGGGCGGCGACGTGCGCTCCAGTCTGTTCTATCTGGGGGCGCAATACTATGTGACGCCGACGCTTGCCATCGATGGCGAAGCGTATCGCGTGATCGTCGAGCAGCAAGACGCGCGTGCGACGATGGCGAGCTTGCGCGCCACGTACTTCCTGTCGAAGCGAACTGCCGTGTACTGCAACGTCGCGCATGTGTGGAACAGCGCGCGCGCTCGCTATTCTGTCAGTGCGGGTGGCGGTGGCACCACGCCTGCTGCGGGGGTTGGGCAGCTCGGTGCTATTGCAGGCGTCCGGCATACGTTCTAA
- a CDS encoding 4-hydroxylaminobenzoate lyase → MSEASTESTKDQLVARCLPFLREVKDMTTGTDVELWLNAKYGVDSDLYKDLARLITLGVEEGWAADVEIAGPKYRRARLVAPTAETFYFSITAVLIDSTDNTQGNPEDAFRGDYHSHPYGEFNMVVPLNEGAALAGPNGWCYGGWTAPAPGSHHFPEAKGGAVIALFFLPSGRIAYDVKPPVQ, encoded by the coding sequence ATGTCCGAAGCCTCTACTGAGAGCACCAAAGATCAGCTTGTCGCGCGTTGCCTGCCCTTCCTCAGGGAAGTGAAAGACATGACAACGGGCACCGACGTCGAACTATGGCTGAACGCAAAATACGGTGTCGATAGCGATCTATACAAGGATCTGGCGCGCCTCATTACACTCGGCGTCGAAGAAGGTTGGGCCGCCGATGTCGAGATCGCCGGCCCGAAGTATCGCCGCGCACGGCTCGTCGCGCCCACGGCCGAAACGTTCTATTTCAGCATCACGGCCGTGTTGATCGACAGCACCGACAACACGCAGGGCAACCCGGAAGATGCATTTCGCGGGGACTATCACTCGCATCCATATGGGGAGTTCAATATGGTCGTGCCACTCAACGAAGGCGCGGCGCTCGCGGGGCCGAACGGCTGGTGCTATGGCGGCTGGACTGCTCCTGCACCGGGAAGCCATCACTTCCCGGAGGCAAAAGGCGGTGCGGTGATCGCCCTGTTCTTCCTGCCGTCTGGACGCATCGCATACGACGTCAAACCGCCCGTTCAATGA
- a CDS encoding MFS transporter, whose amino-acid sequence MEETRTVDVQALINEQPFSRFQWLVFAMCFVIVLMDGFDTAAIGFIAPSLLSEWHIGKAALAPVLSAALFGLACGALLSGPLSDRCGRRVVLTVSVLLFGASCLVSALSQNLAELTTLRFITGVGLGGAMPNAVTLMSEFSPDGKRATIVNLMFCGFPLGAAFGGFLAAWLIPQFGWRSVLLLGGVVPLLLAVVLALRLPESIRYMVAKQKPSDRIRKVLARISPEARSAHAFVMHENVKHAAGEGGVRIVLARSFLLGSVMLWLCYFMGLVIFYGLVNWMPVLLKDAGLTPQRAALVSALFPLGGAGTVLCGMLMDRFNPNRVVAVAYASGAIAVYEIGQAMGNIGLLMCAVFTAGVLVNTAQASMPALAAAFYPTAGRGTGVAWMLGVGRFGGIAGSFLVAELSRQQVSLPGIFTVVAMAGAVSCMALLIKQATASKETVSDVPDAETLAH is encoded by the coding sequence ATGGAAGAGACAAGGACTGTCGATGTACAAGCGCTCATTAATGAGCAGCCGTTTTCGCGCTTTCAGTGGCTCGTGTTTGCGATGTGCTTTGTCATCGTGCTAATGGATGGCTTCGATACGGCTGCGATCGGCTTTATCGCGCCGTCGCTGCTGTCGGAGTGGCATATCGGCAAGGCGGCGCTGGCGCCTGTGCTCAGCGCCGCGCTGTTCGGGCTCGCGTGTGGCGCACTGCTGTCGGGGCCTTTGTCCGACCGATGCGGGCGTCGCGTGGTTTTGACCGTTTCGGTGCTGCTATTCGGCGCATCCTGTCTCGTGTCCGCTCTCTCGCAGAATCTGGCCGAACTGACCACGCTGCGCTTCATAACGGGTGTTGGACTGGGCGGGGCCATGCCGAATGCCGTGACACTGATGAGCGAATTCAGCCCTGACGGGAAGCGCGCGACCATCGTCAACCTGATGTTCTGCGGCTTTCCATTGGGTGCCGCGTTCGGCGGATTCCTCGCCGCGTGGCTGATTCCTCAGTTCGGCTGGCGCAGTGTGCTGCTGCTTGGCGGCGTGGTGCCGTTGCTGCTTGCCGTCGTGCTCGCGCTGCGCTTGCCCGAGTCGATCCGCTACATGGTGGCGAAGCAGAAACCGAGCGACCGAATCCGCAAGGTGCTGGCGCGTATCAGTCCGGAAGCGCGTTCAGCGCATGCATTCGTCATGCACGAAAACGTGAAGCATGCAGCAGGCGAGGGCGGCGTGCGCATCGTGTTGGCGCGTTCGTTCCTGCTCGGCTCCGTGATGCTGTGGCTGTGCTACTTCATGGGCCTCGTCATTTTCTATGGGCTCGTAAACTGGATGCCCGTGCTGCTCAAGGATGCGGGATTGACGCCGCAGCGCGCCGCGCTCGTTTCCGCGCTGTTTCCGCTCGGCGGCGCGGGTACGGTGTTGTGCGGGATGTTGATGGACCGCTTCAATCCGAATCGCGTGGTAGCTGTCGCGTATGCGTCCGGTGCGATCGCCGTGTATGAGATCGGACAGGCGATGGGCAACATCGGTTTGCTGATGTGTGCAGTGTTCACTGCGGGTGTGCTGGTGAATACTGCACAGGCATCGATGCCTGCGTTGGCCGCGGCGTTTTACCCGACAGCGGGGCGCGGTACGGGCGTCGCGTGGATGCTCGGAGTGGGGCGGTTTGGAGGTATCGCGGGCTCGTTTCTGGTCGCGGAGCTGTCACGGCAGCAGGTCAGTCTGCCGGGTATTTTCACGGTCGTGGCGATGGCGGGCGCTGTGTCGTGCATGGCACTGCTGATCAAACAGGCGACGGCTTCAAAGGAAACGGTATCCGACGTGCCGGACGCCGAAACGCTGGCGCACTGA
- a CDS encoding LysR substrate-binding domain-containing protein, with protein MSADRIDLNLLRVFDAIFEDRNLGLAGKRLHLSQSAISHALARMREVLGDDLFVRTGKGMEPTMRALRMAAQVRGALQQIRAALGVDEFDPRVAQRKFVVAANDYITSLLLGRLSQRLHAEAPLVDLVVRPSTRLDLAGQIDVGRIDMAIGIFADVPTRLRGTTLWEQTDVVLLHRDHPIAGRAVTRDDMLAHPLIAISQGGEEEGAVGGFIVERGLARQSEMFNRDALNRAFDDPAETPRMRMSVAHSLALPALLRHSDMLALVPSSLGRELQRYGELKMCATPYACPDVAVRAVWHERNDADPALQWLRQQLADVARQVRGC; from the coding sequence ATGTCAGCCGACCGCATTGACCTGAACCTGTTGCGCGTGTTCGACGCAATCTTCGAAGACCGCAATCTCGGTCTGGCGGGCAAGCGTCTGCATCTGAGCCAGTCCGCCATCAGCCATGCGCTTGCGCGGATGCGCGAGGTGCTCGGCGACGATCTGTTCGTGCGCACAGGCAAGGGCATGGAGCCGACCATGCGTGCGCTCCGAATGGCGGCGCAGGTACGCGGCGCGCTTCAGCAGATCCGCGCCGCGCTGGGCGTCGATGAGTTCGATCCACGCGTCGCGCAACGCAAGTTCGTCGTTGCGGCGAACGACTACATCACGTCGCTGCTGCTCGGGCGTCTCAGTCAACGGCTGCATGCGGAAGCGCCGCTCGTGGATCTCGTGGTGCGGCCCTCGACGCGCCTCGATCTCGCGGGCCAGATCGACGTCGGCCGGATCGACATGGCAATCGGCATTTTCGCGGACGTGCCGACGCGTTTGCGCGGGACGACGCTGTGGGAACAGACCGACGTCGTGCTGCTTCATCGCGATCATCCCATCGCCGGGCGCGCTGTTACGCGCGACGACATGCTGGCCCATCCGCTCATCGCGATCTCGCAGGGCGGCGAGGAGGAGGGCGCCGTGGGCGGCTTTATCGTCGAAAGAGGGCTCGCACGGCAATCGGAGATGTTCAATCGCGATGCGCTCAACCGTGCGTTCGACGATCCCGCGGAGACGCCACGCATGCGTATGTCCGTCGCGCACTCGCTCGCGCTTCCCGCGCTGCTTCGTCACAGCGACATGCTTGCGCTGGTGCCGTCGTCGCTTGGCCGCGAACTGCAGCGCTATGGCGAACTGAAAATGTGTGCGACACCCTATGCGTGTCCCGACGTCGCCGTGCGAGCCGTATGGCATGAACGCAACGACGCCGACCCCGCTCTGCAATGGCTGCGGCAACAACTCGCCGATGTCGCACGCCAGGTCCGAGGCTGCTGA
- a CDS encoding gamma-glutamyl-gamma-aminobutyrate hydrolase family protein: MADEMQDRPLVGVVCDRFFAGEHDLHGAKHSYVRALMSGANVSPVLIPATRDLVAFDVYLDTVNGLLFPGGASNVEAHRYRSQGNADMLVDPDRDHVALGLMQAAASRGMPVLAICRGFQEMNVAFGGTLYTDVHACGHSEDHLEDPSEELHTRYRYRHDVELAPTGMLATLAHAQRVRVNSLHRQGVAKLAPRLVVEARTPDGLIEAYRLDGHPFALGVQWHPEVMLEDDALSRALFAAFGSNCRRYGRENATRNTTRRCTSKGVEPCQPTALT; this comes from the coding sequence ATGGCCGATGAGATGCAGGATCGACCTCTCGTTGGCGTGGTGTGCGACCGGTTCTTCGCCGGCGAACACGATCTGCACGGCGCGAAGCACAGCTATGTCCGCGCGCTAATGTCAGGCGCAAACGTGAGCCCCGTGCTGATTCCCGCCACGCGTGATCTGGTAGCGTTTGACGTATATCTCGATACCGTGAATGGATTGCTGTTTCCAGGCGGCGCGTCGAATGTTGAAGCGCACCGTTATCGCAGTCAAGGAAACGCCGACATGCTCGTCGATCCCGACCGCGACCACGTTGCGCTCGGGTTGATGCAGGCTGCGGCCTCGCGAGGTATGCCTGTCCTTGCAATCTGCCGCGGCTTTCAGGAGATGAACGTCGCTTTCGGCGGCACGCTGTATACGGATGTCCACGCGTGCGGACATTCGGAAGATCACCTCGAAGATCCCTCGGAAGAATTGCACACGCGCTATCGCTACCGCCACGACGTCGAACTCGCGCCAACGGGCATGCTCGCGACGCTCGCCCACGCCCAACGCGTTCGCGTGAATTCGCTGCACCGTCAGGGCGTGGCGAAGCTCGCGCCACGGCTGGTCGTCGAAGCGCGCACCCCCGACGGATTGATCGAAGCGTATCGACTGGACGGACACCCGTTTGCGCTCGGCGTGCAGTGGCATCCCGAAGTGATGCTGGAAGACGATGCATTGTCGCGTGCACTGTTTGCAGCGTTCGGCTCGAATTGCCGCCGTTATGGGCGCGAAAACGCAACACGCAATACAACCCGCAGGTGCACATCAAAAGGCGTTGAACCATGTCAGCCGACCGCATTGACCTGA